In the genome of Granulibacter bethesdensis CGDNIH1, one region contains:
- the recO gene encoding DNA repair protein RecO translates to MEWTAPCIVLSAQPYGEADCLAAVFSEDQGLYRGLVRGGTSRQRGGIWQPGNLVMARWTARLADQLGSLTAELIHPAAALAMDDPLNLAVLRSLCTVAEGALPDREAHPAAFIPLPGLLTRLSLGGGQVVEDAIRWEAILLRELGYGLDLQRCAVTGQVSGLHYVSPRTGRAVSSDAAEPWLDRLLPLPAFLLHQAETDSDPVAWRDGLRLTGYFLSRDVFGTRHRPLPPARMSLYDRIAALTETEREHA, encoded by the coding sequence ATGGAATGGACGGCGCCCTGTATCGTGTTGAGTGCCCAGCCTTACGGTGAGGCAGACTGTTTGGCTGCGGTCTTTTCCGAGGATCAAGGACTGTATAGAGGACTGGTCCGTGGTGGTACATCGCGGCAGCGCGGCGGTATCTGGCAGCCGGGCAACCTCGTTATGGCACGTTGGACGGCGAGGTTGGCCGATCAGCTTGGCTCCCTGACGGCGGAGTTGATCCATCCGGCTGCTGCGCTGGCCATGGATGATCCCCTTAATCTGGCCGTGCTGCGGTCCCTTTGCACCGTTGCGGAAGGCGCATTGCCAGACCGGGAGGCACATCCCGCCGCTTTTATACCCTTGCCCGGTCTGCTGACACGCCTCTCGCTTGGCGGGGGGCAGGTGGTTGAGGATGCCATACGATGGGAAGCGATCTTGCTGCGGGAGCTTGGCTACGGCCTCGATCTTCAGCGTTGTGCTGTAACGGGGCAGGTGAGCGGTCTGCATTACGTCTCGCCGCGTACGGGCCGCGCTGTCTCATCAGACGCGGCAGAGCCATGGCTGGACCGGCTTTTGCCGCTACCGGCTTTCCTGTTGCATCAGGCGGAAACCGACAGTGATCCGGTCGCCTGGCGGGACGGATTACGGCTCACCGGGTATTTTTTATCGCGGGATGTGTTCGGAACCCGGCATCGCCCTCTTCCCCCGGCGCGCATGTCGCTATACGACCGTATCGCGGCACTGACGGAAACGGAACGTGAACATGCCTGA
- the parC gene encoding DNA topoisomerase IV subunit A — MPDDMIGRVEDTRLADALSERYLAYALSTIMARSLPDVRDGLKPVHRRLIYAMHQLRLDPDAGFKKCARIVGDVIGKYHPHGDSAAYEALVRLAQDFASRYPLVDGQGNFGNIDGDGAAAYRYTEARLTEVARTMLEGIDDDAVDLRPTYNAEEVEPAVLPAAFPNLLANGAAGIAVGMATSIPPHNAGQVCDAALALIENPQADTAMLLDHLKGPDFPTGGILVEDRASMLQAYETGRGGFRVRARWHKEDGRLGSWRIIITEIPYQVQKARLIEQVAALMEEKKLPLLADIRDESTETVRIVLEPKSRTIAPDVLMETMFRATALESRFPLNMNVLDATRTPRVMGVKEVLRQWLDHRHEVLIRRSTHRLASIDRRLEILDGFLLVYLNLDEVIRIVREEDEPKAALIAAFSLTDMQAESVLNMRLRSLRKLEEMEIRREHAKLSKERKDLDALLKSEPLRWKRIAHEVAAVRDQFGSGKLGDRRTDIAGPPATVEVAAEAFVEREPITVILSEKGWMRALKGHIADTVELRFKEGDALRFALPCETTDRLCLLATNGKAYTLKAADLPRGRGDGQPVRLLAGFGNEDDVIALLVPKEEARYLLVSSAGRGFVIRGADLLAEKRTGRQALNVKPGEEAAFCVPAEGDHVAVISESRKLLVFPLEQVPEMARGAGVILNKGGAPRDIMVLTLAHGLSWMSGEKQRVERDLSYWLGARGQSGKVPPNGFPKSGRFRN, encoded by the coding sequence ATGCCTGACGACATGATAGGCCGGGTTGAGGATACCAGGCTGGCGGATGCCTTGTCGGAGCGATATCTGGCGTATGCACTGTCCACCATTATGGCGCGTTCCCTGCCGGATGTCCGTGATGGGCTGAAGCCTGTGCATCGGCGGCTGATTTACGCGATGCATCAGCTGCGGCTTGATCCCGATGCCGGCTTCAAGAAATGCGCCCGTATCGTCGGGGATGTGATCGGTAAATATCATCCTCACGGCGATTCCGCGGCTTATGAGGCTTTGGTGCGTCTGGCCCAGGATTTCGCCTCCCGTTATCCGCTGGTCGATGGGCAGGGCAATTTCGGCAATATCGATGGCGATGGGGCGGCAGCCTATCGCTATACCGAGGCCCGACTGACCGAAGTCGCCCGCACCATGCTGGAAGGCATTGATGACGATGCGGTTGATCTCCGCCCGACCTACAATGCTGAAGAAGTCGAACCGGCCGTGCTGCCCGCTGCTTTTCCCAATCTGCTTGCCAATGGGGCGGCAGGGATTGCGGTTGGTATGGCAACGTCGATCCCGCCCCATAATGCCGGACAGGTCTGTGATGCCGCTCTGGCGCTGATCGAGAACCCACAGGCCGATACGGCGATGCTGCTGGATCATCTGAAAGGCCCGGATTTTCCGACCGGTGGCATTCTGGTGGAAGATCGTGCCTCAATGCTTCAGGCCTACGAGACCGGGCGGGGTGGCTTCCGTGTCCGGGCACGCTGGCACAAGGAGGATGGTCGTCTCGGCAGTTGGCGTATCATCATCACCGAAATTCCCTATCAGGTGCAGAAGGCCCGGCTGATCGAGCAGGTGGCGGCACTGATGGAGGAGAAAAAGCTGCCTCTGCTCGCCGATATCCGTGATGAAAGCACCGAAACCGTCCGTATCGTGCTGGAGCCTAAATCCCGCACCATCGCTCCCGATGTGCTGATGGAAACGATGTTCCGTGCCACCGCGCTGGAAAGCCGTTTCCCGCTGAACATGAACGTGCTGGACGCCACCCGCACCCCCCGTGTGATGGGGGTGAAGGAGGTTCTGCGGCAATGGCTGGATCACCGGCATGAAGTGCTGATCCGCCGCTCCACCCATCGTTTGGCGTCGATCGACCGGCGTCTTGAAATTCTGGATGGCTTCCTGCTGGTTTACCTCAACCTCGATGAGGTTATTCGCATCGTACGGGAGGAAGACGAGCCGAAAGCCGCGTTGATCGCGGCATTTTCCCTGACCGATATGCAGGCCGAAAGTGTGCTGAACATGCGCCTGCGCTCCCTGCGCAAGCTGGAGGAAATGGAGATCAGGCGTGAACACGCCAAACTCAGCAAGGAACGCAAGGATCTGGATGCGCTGCTGAAGAGTGAACCTCTGCGCTGGAAACGCATTGCCCATGAAGTGGCAGCGGTCCGGGATCAGTTCGGCAGTGGCAAGCTGGGTGATCGCCGCACGGATATTGCAGGCCCCCCCGCCACGGTCGAGGTTGCGGCCGAAGCCTTTGTGGAGAGGGAGCCGATCACCGTCATCCTGTCCGAAAAGGGCTGGATGCGGGCACTGAAAGGCCATATCGCGGATACGGTCGAGCTTCGTTTCAAGGAGGGAGATGCCCTGCGTTTTGCTCTGCCCTGCGAGACTACGGACCGGCTCTGTCTGCTCGCCACCAATGGCAAGGCCTACACGCTGAAAGCCGCCGATCTGCCGCGCGGGCGTGGTGACGGCCAGCCCGTGCGCCTGCTGGCTGGTTTCGGCAATGAGGATGACGTCATTGCCCTGCTGGTTCCGAAGGAAGAAGCACGCTACCTGCTGGTCTCGTCAGCGGGGCGTGGTTTTGTAATCCGTGGTGCCGATCTGCTGGCGGAGAAGCGCACCGGGCGCCAGGCGCTGAACGTCAAGCCGGGTGAGGAAGCCGCTTTCTGTGTGCCGGCAGAGGGTGATCATGTCGCTGTGATCAGCGAGAGCCGGAAACTGCTGGTTTTCCCACTGGAACAGGTACCGGAAATGGCCCGTGGGGCTGGCGTGATCCTGAACAAGGGCGGTGCGCCACGCGACATCATGGTGCTTACGCTGGCTCATGGGCTGAGCTGGATGTCCGGAGAAAAACAGCGGGTGGAGCGCGATCTTTCCTACTGGCTCGGGGCGCGGGGACAATCTGGGAAGGTTCCGCCCAACGGATTCCCGAAATCGGGCCGGTTCAGGAA
- the rnc gene encoding ribonuclease III, with amino-acid sequence MSATSASQSKYAGIADRSLEAAEALLSHRFARRDLLAEALTHRSAVKIMHGQTGQSLPRGAGSNERLEFVGDRVLGLVVAEWLVERFPLEQEGELGRRLAHLVSQPVLAGIAEQSGLPQILSVAPGEAKAGVRKLATVLSDAMEALIGALYLDAGLDPVRQFIRRHWEPVMQRQTEPPKDAKTALQEWAQGLGLHLPTYRLARREGPPHNPVFWVEVLVGDHVGQGQAGSKRAAEQLAAQDLLGRIRDKTGPDRDRNG; translated from the coding sequence ATGAGCGCGACATCAGCCAGTCAATCGAAATATGCCGGGATTGCTGACCGTTCCCTGGAGGCTGCTGAGGCTCTCCTGAGCCATCGCTTTGCCCGGCGTGATCTGCTGGCCGAGGCGCTGACACATCGCTCCGCCGTCAAAATAATGCATGGCCAAACGGGGCAGAGCCTGCCGCGTGGCGCCGGGTCCAATGAGCGGCTGGAATTCGTTGGCGACCGGGTCCTGGGACTGGTGGTGGCCGAATGGCTGGTGGAGCGTTTTCCGTTGGAGCAGGAAGGCGAATTGGGGCGCCGTTTAGCGCATCTGGTATCCCAGCCGGTTCTGGCCGGGATCGCCGAACAATCCGGGCTGCCGCAAATCCTGTCTGTGGCGCCCGGTGAGGCAAAGGCCGGTGTCCGCAAGCTGGCAACTGTTTTGTCCGATGCGATGGAGGCTCTGATCGGCGCACTCTATCTCGATGCGGGCCTGGACCCGGTGCGGCAGTTTATCCGGCGCCATTGGGAGCCGGTGATGCAGCGGCAGACAGAACCGCCGAAAGATGCCAAAACAGCTTTGCAGGAATGGGCGCAGGGTCTTGGCCTTCATCTGCCCACCTATCGTCTGGCACGTCGCGAGGGACCGCCGCATAACCCGGTATTCTGGGTGGAGGTTTTGGTAGGTGATCATGTCGGGCAGGGGCAGGCGGGCAGCAAGCGTGCCGCCGAGCAACTGGCGGCGCAGGACTTGCTGGGCCGTATACGAGACAAGACAGGACCAGATCGGGATCGGAACGGATGA
- the era gene encoding GTPase Era, producing MSGGKESADDMSPPDPTRSDLHEGTFSAENRLGGSGKTRCGYAALLGAPNAGKSTLVNALTGAKVSIVSPKAQTTRFRVLGIAMHQTEAGETSQILMVDTPGIFTPRRRLDRAMVAAAWTGVQDADLGLLMVDARAGLTEDVRAIIERLGNRRTWLVLNKVDLVPAPSLLPLAQALSDLAKFEETFFISAAKRDGLDMLLTALAQAMPPGPHLYPDDDLTDLPDRLLAAEIVREQIFLQTHEEIPYSATVETEAFQERPDGSARIEATVYVARPGHKAILIGAGGSRIKQIGARARQELSSLLDRPVHLFLNVKERAGWDEETARLRAIGLEDPG from the coding sequence ATGAGCGGCGGTAAAGAGAGTGCAGACGATATGAGCCCCCCTGATCCCACCCGGTCAGACCTCCATGAAGGGACATTTTCTGCTGAAAACAGGCTGGGCGGCTCTGGCAAGACACGGTGCGGTTACGCCGCTCTGCTGGGTGCACCGAACGCGGGTAAATCGACCCTGGTCAATGCACTGACCGGTGCCAAAGTGTCGATCGTCTCGCCCAAGGCGCAGACGACCCGCTTTCGCGTTCTCGGCATCGCCATGCACCAGACGGAAGCCGGAGAGACATCCCAGATTCTGATGGTGGATACGCCCGGTATCTTCACGCCGCGTCGCCGTCTGGATCGGGCCATGGTTGCCGCGGCATGGACCGGTGTTCAGGATGCCGATCTCGGTCTCTTGATGGTCGATGCCCGTGCCGGTCTGACCGAGGATGTGCGGGCGATTATCGAGCGTCTGGGCAACCGGCGCACCTGGCTTGTGCTGAACAAGGTTGATCTGGTTCCCGCGCCGAGCCTGCTCCCGCTGGCACAGGCGTTGAGCGATCTGGCCAAATTCGAGGAAACCTTCTTCATCAGCGCGGCGAAGCGGGATGGGCTGGACATGCTGCTGACAGCGCTGGCCCAGGCCATGCCGCCTGGTCCGCATCTCTATCCGGATGATGATCTGACCGATCTGCCGGACCGTCTACTGGCCGCCGAGATCGTGCGCGAGCAGATTTTCCTGCAAACCCATGAGGAAATCCCTTATTCCGCCACTGTCGAGACGGAGGCGTTTCAGGAGCGTCCCGACGGCTCCGCCCGGATTGAGGCGACAGTTTATGTGGCGCGGCCCGGCCATAAGGCAATCCTGATCGGGGCGGGGGGCAGCCGCATCAAGCAGATTGGCGCACGGGCGCGGCAGGAATTGTCGTCTCTGCTGGATCGGCCGGTGCATCTGTTCCTCAATGTGAAGGAACGGGCTGGCTGGGATGAGGAAACCGCCCGGCTGCGTGCGATTGGCCTCGAAGATCCGGGCTGA